The Campylobacter curvus genome includes the window CGCACCTTAGGGATTATATATTTTATCAAAGGCTTTTGAGCTTCTTAAACTCGATCCCGTCGCTACTGAGCCTAAAGACGCCCGATTTTAACGATAAGGGCTTTACGATAGAAAACGGCAAAATTTTGTTTAAAAAAAACGGCTCCGTTATAAATTTCCTAGCCATTGAGCTTGTCGGAAGTAGCGCTGATATCGGCGGGCGCGGCACGATCGATCTGGACACCAAAAAGATAAATATCGATCTGGAGCTTAAAATCTTAAAAGACGCAAGCAGCATAATCGATAAGATCCCGCTCGTAAATCAAATAATCCTAGGCAAGGATCGTAGCCTCTCGACCGTCATCGCCATCCGCGGAACGACCGATAAACCAGAATATTCGACGCAAGTGCTCCAAGACACCCTGCTCTCGCCGCTAAAGCTGATAAGAAACGTCTTACAAGCGCCGTTTTTGATATTCGAGTAAATTTAAAGGATATCTCATGAAAATTTCAAGTCTCATCATAGCAGTCGCACTTTTGTTCGTCGGCTGCTCCACGAAGCTCACGGAGGCAAATTTTAAACCTCAAAAAACAACGATCTGGCGCAACTACGAGATAGATCGTATCCAAACGGCAAAGGTAGGCGAAGCGATGATAGAAGTCGCCAAAGAGAAGCAAGAGGCCGAGTACACCGGCTATATGAAACCAAGCAAGGATTTTACCTTTAATGGCAATCTTAAATTCAAATCAAGCGCGAATTTCAAGGTATTGGGCTTTTATAAAGGCTACATGGCTATCCATCATCCAAGCCTAAAAGACGTCGCATTTTTAGTGGATACTGATGGCAAGCTGCAAAATAAGGTCATAAGGTATTCAAGCGACGGCGAATTCGTCGAGGTGCTTTGGAGCTACGAGTACGAGCCAAAAGATATGATCATGCAAGCTCAGCTCATAGACGAGTCAGACCGCATCGTCTCGGTCCGCTCGATCATCTACGACGGAATGAACGACAAGTCGCTACTTTTCATCGATAGATACTCGTATTATGAGGATAGTCCGTCGTTTCAAAATCTAAAAATCGTGCATGACAAAAGGCGCAAACAGATGAAAATAGGAGATTATCTGATCGATATCTTATCTTTTGATAATGACAAGATCGAATACAGAGTCATCGAAGACTAAAAGATCTATCTCATCTCAAGCTTCATGAGATACATATCCTCACCGTCAAGCACTCTTAAATTTTGGCTTTTGCATTTTGGACAGGTGAAGTCGTTTTCTTTCAGCTCCCCGTCAAATCCGCACTCTTCGCACTTTACCACGATGCCTTGCAGATTTATCACGAGCTGGGCGTTTTCGCAGATAGTGCCATTTTTATAGACGTCAAAGGCGCTTTGCAGATAGTGAGGCTCGACTCCGCTTAGCCGCCCTACCTTTATCTCGAGCCTTAGCACCTCTTTGGCATTTTGTTTGGCGGCGTTTTGCTCGCATAAAGTGACTAAATTTTGAACTATACTAAGCTCGTGCATCAGCAGATCCTAGGCAAGAGCTCGCCCTTTGGTGGCTCGAGAAACCTGCGCGACTTATAGGCGTTTTCAATGACGACGCGAGAATTTTGCTCGCTCAAGACCTCGCCGATGATAGCGGCGTTTTCGTCAAATTCTCTTAAAATTTCAAGCGCCTTATCAGCCTGCGCTTCATCTACCGCCAGCACGAAAGTCCCCTCGTTTGCAAGCTCGTAAGGCTCAAAGCCAAAAAGCTCGCAGATGCCGGTGACCTCGTCGCTCACCCTTATCTTTTCCTCAAAGACCAAGATGTCAGATCTAGTAAATTTCGCCCACTCGTTTAGCACCGCGCTAAGCCCGCCGCGTGTAGCATCGCGCATACATTGAGGCTTCACACCCTCTTTTAAGAGCTTTAAGACGACGCCTTTTAAGCTCTTGCAGTCGCTAGTCAAATTTGAGCTAAGCTCGAATTCTTCTCTATTTGCAAGCACTACACCGCCATGTCTGCCGATGTCGCCCGAGAGTAAAATTTTAGCGCCTGGTTTTAGATTTTTGAGCTCCACGCCCTCGCAAACTATCTCACCTATACCGGCCGTGTTTATGAAAATTTTATCGCATTTACCCTTTGGCACGACCTTCGTATCACCACAAACGACCTTTACGTCAGCCTCTTTACAAACCTTTGCCAGCGAGCTTAAAACGGTCTCAAGCTCTGAGATCTCAAGCCCCTCTTCGATGATCAAAGAGCAGCTTAGATACTTTGCGCTGGCCGCTACCATCGCCAGGTCGTTTATCGTGCCGCAGGCTGCGATCTTGCCTATGTCGCCGCCTGAAAAAAATATCGGCGTGACGACGAAGCTGTCCGAGCTAAAGGCTGTTTTGCCGTTTAAATTCAGTATCGCCGAGTCGTTGCTGTCGCGTAAAATTTCATTATCGAAGATATTAAATATCGTTTCATTTATGAGAGAATTCATCTCTTCGCCGCCACCGCCGTGGCTGAGCATTATTTTTTTCAAATTTTATCCTTTAGCCCACTCTTGCGTATTTAAAATATGCCGCGCATGCGCCCTCGCTAGAGACCATGCACGAGCCTATCGGGTTTTGCGGTGTGCAGGCTCTGCCAAAGACCTTACACTCCGGCGGTTTGGCTTGGCCGCGCAAAATTTTGCCGCAGATGCAGGCTTTGCTCTCGTTAGCGCTTCTCACATCGCAGTCAAACTGCTCTCTGGCGTCGATATTTGCAAATTCTGGCTTTAGCTTCATGCCGCTTTTTGCTATCATACCCAGTCCGCGCCACTCAAAATCGCATGGCTCAAAATAGCGCGCTATGAGCTCTTTTGCCTTTAAATTCCCCTCTTTTCGCACGGCACGCGCGTATTCGTTATAGACTTCAAAGGTGCCTGCGTTTTGCTGATCGACTAAATTTAGCACGCTGGCCATTATGTCAAGCGGTTCAAAGCCGCTTATAGCGATAGGCCGCTTGAATTCATTCGCCAGATCCTCATAAATAGCGCTTCCTGTTATCACGCTGACGTGACTAGGGCCCAAAAATGCGTCTATCTTTACGTTTTCATCGCTCATTATCGCTCGCACGGGAGCCGGCACAGTCACGTGGTTGATATGAAAATATAAATTTTTGATGCCAAGTTCTAGCGTTTTTTGCACTAAATTTGCGCTCATGGGCGTCGTGGTCTCAAAGCCGATCGCAAAAAATATGACCTTTTTGTCTTCGTTTTGCTGAGCGATCTTTATGCAATCAAGCGGACTATAAAGCGCTCTGATGTCGTGTCCTTCGCCGCGAAGCTTTTGCAAGCTGGTAGCAGAGCCCGGTACGCGTAGCATGTCAGCTAGCGTGCAAAATATCACGCCCGGCATCGCGGCTAGTTTACAGGCCTCATCTATGCGTGTTTTTGGCATCACGCAGACAGGACAACCCGGTCCGTGGATGAAATTTATATGCTCTCCCACAAGCTGCGATAGGCCAAATTTCATAATGGAGTGCGTATGACCGCCGCAAATTTCCATTATATTTAGCGGCTTTTTGCTACGCTGGATTATGAGCTTTGAGAGGCTTAAAATGAGCTCTTTATCGCGAAAATCGTTAATTAGATCCACGCAGATCCTTTAGCCCCATATCGCCCTCATTCTCGTCTATGACGCCGTTTTTCATATCCTCGGCTATCTGACGGTAGGCCTCTAAGCTATCAAGCGCAAACGCCGTGTCGATCTTTTGCATCGCGTATCCGACGTGGATGAGCACGTATTCGCCTACACTGACGGGCTCACTGATGAGATCCAAGCTGACGCGTCTTTGCACGCCTAGAGTCTCGACTAGAGCGACATTATCGGCATCTATTTCTATTACTTTTGATGGGATCGACAGGCACATTATCTTAGCTCTTTTTTAAATTTCAGATAGTTTATCCACTGCTGCACGCCCTCGCCCGTCTTGCTGTCGATCGTGAAAATATCTACCTTTGGGTTTAGCTTCCTGGCGTCATTTTTCACGCGCTCGACATCAAAGTCAAAATGAGGAGCGAGCGAAATTTTAGTTATCAAAACGACGTCCGCCGCACGAAACATGACAGGATATTTGCTAACCTTGTCATCGCCCTCCGGCACAGAGAGCAAGACCGCGTTAAAATGCGAACCCACATCGTAGCTGGCTGGACAGACTAAATTTCCGACATTTTCGATAAAGACGACATCAAGCTCGTTTAAAGGCAGATGATGAAGCCCTTCATGCACCATGAAAGCGTCTAAATGGCAAGTCTGACCGGTGCTTATCTGATAGGCGCTAGCTCCGGCCTTTACGATACGGTCGGCATCTTGGTTGGTCTCCAGATCGCCCTCGACGACTCCGATCTTAAAGTCTGAGCCTTTTATGGTCGATTCTAAAAGCGTGGTCTTGCCGGCACCCGGACTACTCATCAAATTTACGCATAAAATTTTAAGCTCGTCTAAATGAGCTCTGTTGTGAGCCGCTTCGGCGTCGTTTGCAGATAAAATTTTTTCTATCACGTCTATCGTTTTGCTCTCGTTTAGCACCGGATGAGCATGCTCATGCTGATGATCGTGCTTGTCTTGCTCGTGAGAGGCTAAATTTTCATGTGAATGCTCATGCGTATGCGTCGTACCGTCAGCGTGAGTGTGGGCATGGCTGTGATGCTCGTGAGAATGATCGTCTCTTTCGTGAGGGACTGCCGCATCATGCGTATGAGCATGAGAGTGTGTCACTCCGTCTTTATGTGTGTGTTCGTGGGCGTGGTTACCCATAGAACAACCGCAATCTTTACACATTTTTCTTCCTTCTTTCTAAATTTGTCTAAATTCTAACTCTTAAATATTAAATAAAGCTTAGGTTTAAAATTTAATATAAAATTTGCCCTTAGGCACTATATCTTTGACGCGAGCCTTGCCGTTATCCATCACGGCTAAAACGGCATACGCTCCGCTATCTCTTATATCCTTTTCCATTTGTATGGCTTTTTGAGGCGGCATGAAAAACGCCTCGATGCCAAATTTTGCTCCTTCATAATCCATCGAGCCTACTATAAAAACACCATCTTTTGGTCGTTCAAAGCTATATCCGTCGCTTTGATACGTCCCGTTTTCATCGGGCTTTAGACTAACGTAAATTTTGTCTTTGCCTATGCTTTGGTTTTCATCGACCTCTTCGTCATAAGCTCCGTGAAATATAGGCAAATTCCTGGTAAAATCATACTGCAAGCTCACGTAGTTTCCGCGTAAAAGATCGCGCGGGTCGTATAAACTGACATCCACACGTATATCTTTGCCAAAATAAAGCGGAGCATACGCATTTGCCAGCATCGCCAGCAAGGCTAAAATTTGAAAGATCACGGCCGAAAGTATGAGCTTGGCTCTCATTTAGCCCTCCTTTTTCGAGACATCACGAGCACGGTCACGGCAAATGCCATAAACAATAAACTAGCTCCGATATAGTCTCCTATCAGATCGATATATCTGACGATAGCGACACAAAATATCACTATAAGGCCAAAATTCAGATAATTTTGCTTGATGAGCACGATGCCTGCCAACACGCTTATGAACGAAAATATCGCCTTTGAATAATCGCTGAAATTTTCGATCAAGATCGGTAGGAAAAACAGCCCCACGCAAAGAAGTAACGAGTAATACCTCCTAAATTTAGCAAATATCAATGCACAAATCACGATAAATGCGGCTGCTACGTAGCCAAATATCGTCTTATAAAATGCGACCGACTCCATATCCGTCTGAAAAAGAAGGAGGTCAAGATCATAAAACGTCATCGACACGAGCAACACCGCGACTCCGCAAGTGATAGACGTCGTTTTTAGATACTCGGCGATATGAAATTTGCCAAAATTTTCCACCACAAGCGCAGCCGACGCGCACAGCATACAATATGAGAGCGCAAAAAATACGATGCTTCTTATAAATATGCTATCTAGCAGCTCTACGGGTGTAGCTCGCAAGATGGCAAACACCAAATATACGAAAACGCTGATAAAAATAAGCCCTGTGAGTATCCTCGAGCTATCGCGCCAAAGCACGTAGCAGCTGATGGCGACAAATATCAAAAAGCCGTGCATCACAAGGCCAAATCCTGCCTCCATGATAAACCAAAAAAGCGCTATGGCAAGGCTTTGAGCGATCAGGATCGATCTGCCTACGGCAAAGGATAGCGCAAAAGAGCCCACCGCCCAAAGTAGCACGCCATCAGCCATATGTTCGCCCAAATGATAGATCTGAGCTATCAAGGCTATCGCCGCTCCGTAGCAAAAATTCCCAAGTAAAAATAACGCCGTGGCGCTATTTTCTTTGCCCTTTTTAAGCGTGAAAAAGCCGCCTAAATTTACAAGAGCGAGCACGAAAAGAACGATCAAGAGCCTACCAAAACGCGGTATCTCCTCCCAGTTAGCTCCGATAAGCGTAAAAAACGCAAGCGAAAAAAACAGATACGCTACGAGCTTAAGTATAAAGTTCGTGACGTCATGCGTGCTGTTTAAATTTATATTGTAAAGAGAGGCTATCTTTTGCGCAGTCTGGGTGTCTATGATGCCTTTATCACGCCATTTCACGATCTCATCAGAGAGGAAATCTTTATTAAAAGGATTCATTTTACGCCTTCACTTTGATCTTTTCTTTTTTCACGCTTGCTATATAAAGCACGATATAGCCAAGCACTCCTGATATCACAGAGGCTATCAGGACCGAGAGCTTGTCGGCGTAGGCGAATTTATCGGTATCATTGTAAGAGAGAGAATTTATAAAAAGGCTCATCGTAAAGCCGATGCCGGTTAGTATGCAAAGCCCGTAAAACGATATCCAGCAGGAGTATTTGGGCAGCTTCGCAAAGCCAAGCTTTATCGCGACAAAGCAAAAGCCAAAGACGCCTATTTGCTTGCCTAAAAATAGTCCCAAGATCACGCCCAGCGAGACAGGATGCGCCAGCTGTTCCAGTCCTATGCCCTTAAGCGAAATGCCCGCATTTACAAAAGCAAAGACTGGCAAAACGAAATAAGTAATATAGCCGTGCAGATCGTGCTCTATCTCTTTTAAGAGCGATTTATCGCTATTTTTGCACTTTAGCGGTATGAAAAATGCGGATATGACGCCAGCTAGCGTAGCATGGACGCCGGATTTTAGCACGCTTATCCATAAAATGATGCCAAGTATGAGATAAAAGGATTTTTTATTGACATTTAGTAAATTTAGCGCTAAGAGTCCCAGCATGACGATAGCCGCCACGCCAAATGACATAAACGAAAGATCGCCGCTATAAAATATCGCCATTATGAGGATCGCGCACACATCGTCGATGATAGCTAGCGTAACGAGGAAAATTTTAAGACTAGCAGGCACTCTAGCGCCAAGTATCATTATGATGCCAAGTGCGAACGCCGTATCGGTCGCAGTAGGTATCGCCCAGCCTCTTGTGGCAAAGCTGTCTGCGTGGTTGAATAAATAAAATATGAACGCGGGCACGACGATGCCGCCTATCGCACCGACAGCCGGAAGCACGACTTGAGCGGGGTTACGAAGCTCACCCTCTAAAATTTCACGCTTCAGCTCAAGCCCTAAAACAAAGAAAAATATCGCCATCAGCCCGTCATTGACCCATAAAATGAGCGGCTTTTGGAGCAAAAACTCGCCAAATTTAAAGCCCATGTCGATATGTAAAAAAGAGTTGTAAAATTCGCTAAAAAAGCCGTTTTGAAGCACCATAGCAATGACGGCTGCAGCGATCAAAAATATACCGCCGCTAGCCTCACTGACAAGAAATTTTTTAAAATTCTCGCTACACATAAACCGCCTTGCCCGTTAGAATTTAGGCACGGCGGCTTTAGTGAGCTTTGCGAATTTCACGCCCTTTAGCCCTGCTATCCTGTCTGAGAAATGCTCTATCTTTGCAGCCTCTCCGCGCAAAGTGATGGTCTCCAGACAGTTATGGTGGTCGACATGGACGTGATTCGTGCAGATGATAGTGACATCAGCGTCATGCTCGATATCCATCATTTTATTGATGAGATCGTTTTGATGATGCACGTAAATGAGCGTAAGAACGCCAATCAGCTCCTCTTTAGCGTCTTTCCAGCTGTCATTCACGATCTTTTCTCGGATGAGATCACGCGTAAATTCACTCCTTGAGGCGTAACCTTGTTCACCCACCTTTTTGTCGAGCTCGTCAAGCAACTGCGACGGTAAAGAAACGCTGAAACGTATGATGTTGTCCATTTTACCCTTCCTTTGTGATTGATAAAATAAAAGTTAAACAAATTATAGGCAAACACTCTTAAAAGGAGCATAAATAATAATACAATTGACCCAAGCTAACGCCCGAGTCGTTGCTGCAAAATTTTTTATTTAGATAAAATTCCACCCCGTCGCGCCTGAAATTTCGCACGATCTTTCTTAGAAGCGTAGCGTTTTGAAACACGCCACCGGAGAGTAAAACGGGTAAATTTTGCCCTTTTGCTATCTCGCAGACGATGTTTGCCAGTGCATTTATAAAGGCTGTTGCAGCGAGCCTTGGCTCATCTTTTAGCGCGCCTTTAATGGCCTCTTTGAAATTTATCGCGCCGTCTTGCAGGCTAAATTTATAAGAAACGTCCAAATTTTCATCATAAAGCGCCTCCAGCCTCATGCCGCTCTCGCCCTCGTAGCCAGACTCGCTCATTGATAAAACGATGCTCGCAAATGCGTCGAATATCCGTCCCAGCGAGCTCGTTTGAGGCGAGTTTATACCCTTTTGCGCGATGATTTTTAGATTATTCAAGCTCTTTTTATCGTGGCTTTTCAGGAAATTTTCCGCCTGCGCTTCTAAGCCGTATTTTAAAATGATCGAGTATGCGATCTGCCAGATGTGCTTTATGCTGCTCTCGCCACCTATCAATGCAAACTCATCAAAATGATATATCCGCTCAAAACCTCGCGCGTCCACTATCATGACCTCGCCGCCCCAGATCTCGCCGCTTGGCGCGTAGCCGGTGCCATCAAAGCAAAATCCTAAAAATTTGCGCTCTCTTGGCAGGTCGTTTTCAAACATGACAGAAAGCAGATGCGCGTAGTGATGCTGCACGCAAATAGGCGTGAAGCCCTGCTCTTTGGCCCATTTGACGTTTAAAAAATGTGGGTGCATATCGGCTATGATGGCGTCAAATTTAAGCTCGTATGTCGAGACGAAAAGCTTTAAAATGGCCTCGAATCGCTCAAAAACGGCGATGTTTTTTAGATCGCCTATGTAAGGACTCAACATCACTTCGCCGTCTTTATAGATCGCAAACTGATCCTTTAGCTCCGCGCCAAGGGCTAAAAACGTCCCTTTTTGACTGAATTTCGAGCGGAAAAATTTTGGATTTAGCCCGCGGCTAGTGCGTATAAAGATAGGCTCGTCGTCTACTACAAAGGCGATGCTATCATCGCTTGGCGAGTATATCTCGCGGTCATGGTCGAGGTAATAATCAAATACGCCCCCAAGCTTATCTAGTAGCTGCTTTTCATCATATATCACCACTTCGCCGGAGACGTTTGCGCTGGTGGCTACGATGTCGTGGTTTAGATACTCAAAGAGCAAGAGATGTATGCCGCTAAAGGCCAGCATGACGCCTACTTTGTTCAAATTTGGCGCTACGCTGGGAGCAAGCGGCGAATTTTTAGCACTTTGCAGCAAAACGATCGGCTTTAAATTTGAGCTTAGAAGCTTTGCCTGTGCGTCTGAAATGTGCGCCAAATTTCGTGCGCTTTGTAAATTTTTACTCATTATGGCAAACGGCTTGCTCGGGCGATTTTTGCGTTTTCGTAGTAAATTTACGGCATTTTCGTCGTGTGCGTCACAGACTAGATGAAAGCCGCCAAGCCCTTTGACAGCCAGAATTTTATCCTCGTTTATGAGCTTTGCCGCCTGCTTTGCCGCCTCATCATCTTTGCTTAAAATTTTGCCCGTTTTATCTTTTAGCATGAGTGCGGGCCCGCAGTTTGGGCAAGATACGGGCTGAGCGTGATAGCGGCGGTTTAAGGGGTCTTTGTATTCGCCCTCGCAAAATCCGCACATTTTAAATTTACTCATCGTCGTATTTGGTCTGTCGTATGGCAAGCTTTTTATGATGGAAAACCTCGGTCCGCAGTTGGTGCAGTTTATGAAAGCGTAGTGATATCGCGGGTTTGCAGGGTCGTAAAACTCCCTCTCACAGTCGGCACATAGGGCAAAGTCGGGCAGGATAGGCGCTTGTTTTTTTGCGCTTTTAGAGGAGATTATTTTAAAATCGCTAAATTCCAGCTTGCTCTCAAATCTTTTAAGCTCGTCTATGCGCGCTAGCTCGGGCAGCTCGCCAAACAAGGCTTTTTCAAATTTTGCTATATCCGAGGTCTCGCCAAAAAGGCACAGCTTCACGCCCTCATCGTCGTTATAAACCTCTCCAAAAAGCCCGAATCTAAGCGCTAGGTTATAAACGAACGGACGAAAGCCTACGCCCTGAACGAGTCCTGAAATTTCATATCTATACGAAGACTTCAATACCAAATCCAATGTCAAATTTTGTTTTTATATTTGGATTTAGATGTTTTTTTATGAGGTTGCTAGCGGTTTTGCACTCAAAGAGCGAGCCGCCAAGCAGCACGTTTTGCACGCCAAACTCATCTCTAAGCTCGAACGAAAAATCGCTCAAAAAATAAGCCATCGACTCGATGTAGCCAAAGCTTATGTTGCGCTCTCCCGCACCCGCTAGATAAAAGCTCATGCCGCTTTTTATAAATTTCACCGCGTCAAATTCAAGCTTGCTTTTCATCTTGCAGTCTATGCGCACGCCCTTTGCGCCGTTAAAGTCCATCGCATTTGCGAGCAAAATTTCACCGCTTTTCAAAAAATCATCGCTAAAGCCAAATATCCTGCCGGCAACGCATAGAAGCGAGAAAAAGCTCTCGCGCCCAGGTATGTCGCCCTCCGGCAAGCCGTAAGCCAAACGATAGCTCTCAAGCAGCTTAGCTCCGCCCTCATCTTTTGAAATTTCACTATAAATCTCGCTGAAATTTGAAAATTTAGGCACGAAAAGCACGCTTGTCTTATCGTTTTTACGCGCTAAGTTTATCTTATCGTCACTAAATTTACAAAGCGATATCTCTAAATTTAGACCGCCATCGCCTAAAATTTCGCTATCAGCCATTTTAAAATACGAAAAATCGTTAAGCGCGACGGAGGAATTTTCAAGCTGCACTAGCTTTAAAAGCGGCTCTTTTTGTTTTAAAATTTTAACCCCCAGGAAATTCACCCCTAGCTGCGAAAGCTTCATACCAAGCGCATAAATAAAGAGGTCTTTCGCCGCTTTGACGTCAAAAAAGCTTGGTGTTTGCGGGTGATTTTGCCTGTAAATAGAATTCGTCTTTAGGCTGATGATAGGCTTTTCAAAGCTAGCCAGCGTGATCTGCGACCTCTCGTCAGCTACGAAAATCTTTCGCAGCGCTTTTAAATTTGTGGGTATGGCAAAGTGGATATCTTTAAAATTTTCAAACGCTTTAAGCTCGTATTCGCAGCTTTTATCCTTTAAATTTAGCCTTTGACCGCCTTTGATCTTAGATACGCACTCCTCTAAAAGAGCGCTGAAATTTTTAGAATTTACGCTTTGATCACTCACGCAAATATCGCTCAAAACGCTAAATTCATTTTCGCAAGGCTCTAAATCTCGCAGGAATTTTTCTATCTGAGAAGGTGTTATATTATTTAGGCTTAAATTTTGCGTATTTTGGCTACCTGCGGGCAGATCTTTAGCCGCAAGGACCTTACTCTCTTTTACAAAAACGCTAAAGGGCAAATTTTTAGCCAGATGATCGGCAAACGAGCCCAGCTCGCCCTCCTCGCCCGAAACGAAAAGCGTGATATTTTCGCCGTTTTGCTCTATGGCATGAGGTAAATTTCGGGCGAGATTTTGCAGTAAAAAGGATAAAATTTCGCCGTTTTTTAGGCACTCAAAATGAAAAGCGAGTGTCATTTGAGCCCTTTTGTAGCGTAACGATCCGCGATCTCTTGCAGGCTAAATTCCGCCACCTTTTCATGGCAAAAACCGATCGAGCCAAGATAATTTAAAAGCGTATCTTCGGCTATCTTAGCGCCATTTATGATCTCATTTGAGAGCTCAAAGCCGGTTGGCTCGACGCGCTTTGGCACGATGCCTAAAATTTTACAGCTCGGACGATCTCCCGCCATATCCATAAGATGAAGGGTCTGAAGCATCTCTATCTCATGCGCCGAGCCGTCCCAGCGCACGAAATTCGGCACATTTTCAAAATCAAAAAAGAAAACGTCGCCAACCTTGGCGTCATCGGCACTGATGCAATCGACCACGATCAAGTGATCGAACTCGGCGATGATAGGCGTGAGTGCAAGAGCCAGCG containing:
- the hypF gene encoding carbamoyltransferase HypF, which gives rise to MKSSYRYEISGLVQGVGFRPFVYNLALRFGLFGEVYNDDEGVKLCLFGETSDIAKFEKALFGELPELARIDELKRFESKLEFSDFKIISSKSAKKQAPILPDFALCADCEREFYDPANPRYHYAFINCTNCGPRFSIIKSLPYDRPNTTMSKFKMCGFCEGEYKDPLNRRYHAQPVSCPNCGPALMLKDKTGKILSKDDEAAKQAAKLINEDKILAVKGLGGFHLVCDAHDENAVNLLRKRKNRPSKPFAIMSKNLQSARNLAHISDAQAKLLSSNLKPIVLLQSAKNSPLAPSVAPNLNKVGVMLAFSGIHLLLFEYLNHDIVATSANVSGEVVIYDEKQLLDKLGGVFDYYLDHDREIYSPSDDSIAFVVDDEPIFIRTSRGLNPKFFRSKFSQKGTFLALGAELKDQFAIYKDGEVMLSPYIGDLKNIAVFERFEAILKLFVSTYELKFDAIIADMHPHFLNVKWAKEQGFTPICVQHHYAHLLSVMFENDLPRERKFLGFCFDGTGYAPSGEIWGGEVMIVDARGFERIYHFDEFALIGGESSIKHIWQIAYSIILKYGLEAQAENFLKSHDKKSLNNLKIIAQKGINSPQTSSLGRIFDAFASIVLSMSESGYEGESGMRLEALYDENLDVSYKFSLQDGAINFKEAIKGALKDEPRLAATAFINALANIVCEIAKGQNLPVLLSGGVFQNATLLRKIVRNFRRDGVEFYLNKKFCSNDSGVSLGQLYYYLCSF
- a CDS encoding HyaD/HybD family hydrogenase maturation endopeptidase, producing MRVLVLGIGNVMFADEGVGVHFVKMIEGNYKFSGANELKFIDGGTLALALTPIIAEFDHLIVVDCISADDAKVGDVFFFDFENVPNFVRWDGSAHEIEMLQTLHLMDMAGDRPSCKILGIVPKRVEPTGFELSNEIINGAKIAEDTLLNYLGSIGFCHEKVAEFSLQEIADRYATKGLK